Proteins from a genomic interval of Nocardia sp. BMG51109:
- a CDS encoding carbohydrate ABC transporter permease has protein sequence MRGPARAWLFVTPVLLALAVVIGYPVVRAVIMSFQKDSGLNEATGMFEEGGFAGFDNYTHWLLQQCTIPGGGLEPCPTGNLGSQFWVAIGITLLFTVVTVTLEATIGLGMAMVMGKTFRGRALLRAAVLIPWAIPTAVTARLWEFMFQYDGVVNRVLGTHILWQTDPWWSRFAVIIADVWKTTPFMALLILAGLQVIPGDVYEAARVDGASAWQRFTQITLPLVKPALLVAVLFRTMDALRLYDLPAIMTQGNPATRTISILVVDQVRQGQNGAAALSILTFLLIFAVAFVLVKVLGANAVATQEEQRRAR, from the coding sequence CTGCGGGGTCCGGCGCGGGCGTGGTTGTTCGTCACGCCCGTGCTGCTCGCCCTGGCCGTCGTCATCGGTTATCCCGTGGTGCGGGCCGTCATCATGTCCTTCCAGAAGGACTCGGGGCTCAACGAGGCCACCGGGATGTTCGAGGAGGGCGGCTTCGCCGGGTTCGACAACTACACACACTGGCTGCTGCAGCAGTGCACGATTCCCGGCGGCGGCCTCGAGCCCTGTCCCACCGGCAATCTGGGTTCGCAGTTCTGGGTGGCCATCGGCATCACGCTGCTGTTCACGGTCGTGACGGTGACGCTGGAGGCCACCATCGGGCTGGGGATGGCCATGGTGATGGGCAAGACGTTCCGCGGCCGGGCGCTGCTGCGGGCGGCGGTGCTGATCCCGTGGGCGATCCCGACCGCGGTCACCGCCCGGCTGTGGGAGTTCATGTTCCAGTACGACGGCGTCGTGAATCGCGTGCTGGGCACCCACATCCTGTGGCAGACCGATCCGTGGTGGTCGCGGTTCGCGGTGATCATCGCCGACGTCTGGAAGACCACGCCGTTCATGGCGCTGCTGATTCTGGCCGGGCTGCAGGTGATTCCGGGCGACGTGTACGAGGCGGCGCGGGTGGACGGCGCCTCGGCCTGGCAGCGGTTCACTCAGATCACGCTGCCGCTGGTGAAGCCGGCGCTGCTGGTGGCGGTGCTGTTCCGCACCATGGACGCGCTGCGCCTGTACGACCTGCCCGCCATCATGACGCAGGGCAATCCCGCGACCCGGACGATCTCGATCCTGGTGGTCGACCAGGTGCGCCAGGGCCAGAACGGCGCCGCCGCGCTGTCGATCCTCACCTTCCTGCTGATCTTCGCGGTCGCCTTCGTGCTGGTGAAGGTGTTGGGCGCCAACGCCGTCGCCACCCAGGAAGAACAACGGAGGGCCCGCTGA